A section of the Piliocolobus tephrosceles isolate RC106 chromosome 14, ASM277652v3, whole genome shotgun sequence genome encodes:
- the BAAT gene encoding bile acid-CoA:amino acid N-acyltransferase: MIQLTATPVSALVDEPVHIQATGLTPFQMVSFQASLEDESGNMFYSQAHYRANEFGEVDLKHAASLGGDYMGVHPMGLFWSLKPEKLLTRLLKKDVMNKPFQVQLKLYDLELIVNNKAASAPKASLTLERWYVAPGVTRIQVREGRLRGALFLPPGEGRFPGVIDLFGGLGGLLEFRASLLASRGFASLALAYFNYEDLPAKPEITDLEYFEEAANFLLRHPKIFGPGVGVVSVCQGVQIGLSMAVNLKQVTATVLINGTNFPFGIPQVYRGKIYQPFPYSAQLISTSALGLLELYRIYETTEVGASQYLFPVEEAQGHFLFIVGEGDKVINSKAHAEQAIGQLRRHGKNNWTLLSYPGAGHLIEPPYSPLCCASMTRDLKLHWGGEVIPHAAAQEHSWKEIQKFLRKHLIPDMTSPL; the protein is encoded by the exons ATGATCCAGTTGACAGCTACCCCTGTGAGTGCACTTGTTGATGAGCCAGTGCATATCCAAGCTACAGGCCTGACTCCCTTTCAGATGGTGAGTTTTCAGGCATCACTGGAAGATGAAAGTGGAAACATGTTTTATTCTCAAGCCCACTATAGGGCCAATGAATTTGGTGAGGTGGACCTGAAGCATGCTGCTTCACTTGGAGGGGATTATATGGGAGTCCACCCCATGGGCCTCTTCTGGTCTCTGAAACCTGAAAAGCTATTAACAAGACTGTTGAAAAAAGATGTGATGAATAAGCCTTTCCAGGTCCAATTAAAACTTTATGACTTAGAGTTAATAGTGAACAATAAAGCTGCCAGTGCTCCAAAGGCCAGCCTGACTTTGGAGAGGTGGTATGTGGCACCTGGTGTCACACGAATTCAGGTTCGAGAAGGCCGCCTTCGAGgagctctctttcttcctccag gaGAAGGTCGCTTCCCAGGGGTAATTGATTTGTTTGGTGGTTTGGGTGGGCTGCTTGAATTTCGGGCCAGCCTCCTAGCCAGTCGTGGCTTTGCCTCCTTGGCCTTGGCTTACTTTAACTATGAAGACCTGCCCGCCAAACCAGAAATAACAGATTTGGAATATTTTGAGGAGGCTGCCAACTTTCTCCTGAGACATCCGAAG atcttTGGCCCAGGCGTTGGGGTAGTCTCTGTATGTCAAGGAGTACAGATTGGACTATCTATGGCTGTTAACCTAAAGCAAGTCACAGCCACGGTACTTATTAATGGAACCAACTTTCCTTTTGGCATTCCACAGGTGTATCGTGGTAAGATCTATCAGCCCTTTCCCTATTCTGCACAATTAATATCCACCAGTGCCTTGGGGTTACTAGAGCTCTATCGCATTTATGAGACAACTGAAGTTGGGGCCAGTCAATATTTGTTTCCTGTTGAAGAGGCCCAGGGGCATTTCCTCTTCATTGTAGGAGAAGGCGATAAGGTTATCAACAGCAAAGCACATGCTGAACAAGCCATAGGACAGCTGAGGAGACATGGGAAGAACAACTGGACTCTGCTATCTTACCCTGGGGCAGGCCACCTCATAGAACCTCCCTATTCTCCTCTGTGCTGTGCCTCAATGACCCGCGATTTGAAGTTACATTGGGGAGGAGAGGTGATCCCACATGCAGCTGCACAGGAACATTCTTGGAAGGAGatccagaagtttcttaggaagcacCTCATTCCAGATATGACCAGTCCACTCTAA